atttaatatatgaaaaggAGGAGATCAGCATTGGAAAATAGATGAAAGGTGCAGAACAACAAATTTTCGCAAAAAAGATGGGTTGAAGTGAGAAGAAGTACATagtcatatttatatttataataattttcctACCACTAATAAATAACCTCAATTAAGTAATAGTTTATTTATGTCGCTCGTAGCTAGTTATGGAGACCAccttgtattttttatttccaaatatattttaaatataacagGTAAATAAggtaacaataatataatataaataaaataatagcaacaatatatataataataatattattatgtaaataaaaaaattaaatcaaataatattgtgataaaagtattttttttttgtttatatgcATTTCTTCTAATGTATTACTATCTTCTTgatgttttagttttatttctcAGTTTTCATCACTCCATCCAAACCTATTTGTTGGAAGGTATTGTAGATATTAAAAGAAGTTTAATGGGGGTACGGAAGAAGAATAAGTCCAATTAGCACAAACATACGGCAATTTCGTTCTGCAACCTCATACTTTTCATACACATCCTATAGAAGTGGTAAAAAGACcaaattattcttaattatatatatatatatatatatatatatatatatatatatccaatcTAATAAGTAGAAAAAGACTTATTTAGCTTTACTAATCTAAAGTCTTTagagaatattttaagatatattttgtaatttaaaagttaaattatataataaaaaatgatattttcacttggacaaaaaattttatttaaaggttTGAATTGAATTACTTAATTTAGAAGGTCTTTCTTTAGAATGTAAAAATCCGCTAATTAACATTGCCACAAATCTAGCAACCCGTTTCATTCTTCCCTTCGAACAACATCACCAAACACACCACAACTATGAAAGTGTATAACACCCAAAGCAGCGAACATGACTtaatttggaattttaaaatttacaaaggTGTATATGGATATTATGAGGGTGAAAGAAATGACCCAAACATGTTCCCAAGTGGACGGGCCTGAGCTGGGCCAAGCAAAAAAGGGGtctgtataaatatataatcacCAATTTATCTTCTTCTGTTTTCTGCTGACAGTACCCTAAACCCTAGTTTTGTGAAAACCAACCTACAGCAATGGCGGCGGCAGCAGCAAGGCCTCTCGTCTCCGTTCAAACCCTAGAGGGCGATGCAGCCCCCACCGTCCCTCTTCCTGATGTCATGAGGGCTCCCATTCGCCCCGACATTGTCAATTTTGTCCACTCCAATATTTCTCGCAACAGCCGCCAGCCCTACGCCGTCAGCAAGCGCGCCGGCCACCAGACCTCCGCCGAGTCATGGGGCACGGGCCGTGCCGTGTCGCGTATCCCTCGCGTTCCCGGCGGCGGTACGCACCGTGCTGGCCAGGCCGCCTTCGGTAACATGTGCCGTGGCGGTCGTATGTTCGCGCCGACCAAGATCTGGCGCCGCTGGCACCGCAAGATCAACGTTCAGCAGAAACGCCACGCCGTGGTCTCTGCCATCGCTGCCTCCGCGATCCCCTCCCTTGTCCAGGCCCGCGGCCACCGCATCGAGTCTGTCCCTGAGCTTCCCCTCGTCGTCAGCGACAGCATCGAGAGCGTGGAGAAGTCCAAGGAAGCGGTGAAAATTCTTCAGAAGATCGGTGCGTTCCCCGACGCGGAGAAGGCGAAACTGAGTCACGGAATTCGTCCCGGTAAGGGAAAGATGAGGAACCGTAGGTACATTTCACGCAAGGGTCCTCTTATCGTTTATGGATCCGAAGGTGCTAAAGTTGTTAAAGCGTTCAGGAACATTCCCGGTGTTGAGTTGGCAAATGTGGACAGGCTTAACCTTCTGAAGCTTGCTCCCGGTGGCCACCTTGGGAGGTTTATTGTTTGGACCAAGTCCGCGTTTGAGAAATTGGACTCCATTTATGGGTCTTTCGACAAGGTCTCTGAGAAGAAAAAGGGCTACCTGCTTCCCCGCCCCAAGATGATTAACTCGGACTTGGCCCGCATCATTAATTCCGATGAAGTTCAGTCCGTGGTGAGGCCCATCAATAAGGAGGTTAAGCGCGCTACTCTGAAGAAGAACCCTCTGAAGAACCTCAATGTCATGTTGAAGCTGAATCCCTATGCTAAGACCGCTAAAAGGATGGCTCTTCTCGCTGAGAAGCAGCGTCTTGTTGCTAAGAAGGAAAAGCTTGATCAGAAACGCAACATTGTTTCCAAGGTTAGTGATTTTATGATTTCCCATTTGAACCTTATTCTGCTGaatgtt
This sequence is a window from Vigna angularis cultivar LongXiaoDou No.4 chromosome 2, ASM1680809v1, whole genome shotgun sequence. Protein-coding genes within it:
- the LOC108326824 gene encoding 60S ribosomal protein L4; this translates as MAAAAARPLVSVQTLEGDAAPTVPLPDVMRAPIRPDIVNFVHSNISRNSRQPYAVSKRAGHQTSAESWGTGRAVSRIPRVPGGGTHRAGQAAFGNMCRGGRMFAPTKIWRRWHRKINVQQKRHAVVSAIAASAIPSLVQARGHRIESVPELPLVVSDSIESVEKSKEAVKILQKIGAFPDAEKAKLSHGIRPGKGKMRNRRYISRKGPLIVYGSEGAKVVKAFRNIPGVELANVDRLNLLKLAPGGHLGRFIVWTKSAFEKLDSIYGSFDKVSEKKKGYLLPRPKMINSDLARIINSDEVQSVVRPINKEVKRATLKKNPLKNLNVMLKLNPYAKTAKRMALLAEKQRLVAKKEKLDQKRNIVSKEEASAIRAAGKAWYQTMVSDSDYTEFDNFSKWLGVSQ